One part of the Saprospiraceae bacterium genome encodes these proteins:
- a CDS encoding ATP-binding cassette domain-containing protein produces MSKHVIQAINLNLGYNDEYIISSLNWTLQEGDWVEIQASNSAGKSTLLDSIYGNPMHCSGQLLVLDYSLIPLNKSDKLEIRRKIGYASQKNRLLLNKTLRANLLMALDASDKVFDQTQDELISNLLEKLELKHLVKTEIEHMSNSDQVLVSIARALINKPKLLLMDQSLDALDVTRRNMVIELIQQLRQTERMTILSTSLFGIAPEITTCKSLRMNNGQFIVGS; encoded by the coding sequence ATGTCAAAACACGTAATACAAGCTATTAATTTAAACTTAGGATATAACGATGAGTATATTATTTCTAGTTTAAATTGGACCCTGCAGGAAGGCGATTGGGTCGAAATTCAGGCATCAAATAGCGCAGGAAAATCAACTCTTTTAGATTCAATTTACGGGAATCCAATGCATTGCTCGGGTCAATTATTGGTTTTGGATTATTCATTAATTCCATTAAATAAGAGCGATAAATTGGAAATTCGACGTAAAATTGGCTATGCCAGCCAAAAAAACCGGCTTTTGTTAAATAAAACCTTACGAGCCAATCTTTTAATGGCTTTAGATGCTTCTGATAAGGTATTTGATCAAACTCAGGATGAATTAATTTCAAATCTTTTAGAGAAACTGGAACTAAAGCATTTAGTGAAAACTGAAATTGAACATATGTCTAATAGTGATCAGGTGCTGGTTTCAATTGCTAGAGCACTTATAAATAAGCCTAAATTATTATTGATGGATCAAAGTCTTGACGCTTTAGATGTAACGAGAAGAAATATGGTTATTGAGCTCATTCAACAATTGAGACAAACGGAAAGAATGACGATTTTGTCAACAAGCTTATTTGGCATAGCACCAGAAATTACAACTTGTAAATCCTTAAGAATGAATAATGGGCAGTTTATTGTAGGATCTTAA
- a CDS encoding DUF2520 domain-containing protein, whose product MKYKIVLIGSGNLATSLGVKLFESAQQVVQVYSKTLENAKGLAKKLHCNYTNSLNEIDTSADIYIIGIKDDKIHEVSIALKQFLKPDKIIAHTSGVNSPNLIDDYFINRSLFYPLQSFSKIKTLLWDEIPIFLEGSTYATKLLTEVAHGLSNQVLEMNDQIRTHLHLASVFANNFSNFNLLIAERILAKSKVPFTVIQSLMKETIDKAFALGSKSAQTGPAKRGDNLTIEKHIRLLVTEFPEYRSLYKKYSQIIQKEFKHENPGTDSTS is encoded by the coding sequence TTGAAGTATAAAATTGTATTAATCGGTTCAGGTAATTTAGCTACTTCATTAGGAGTCAAACTATTTGAAAGCGCACAGCAAGTAGTTCAGGTGTATTCAAAGACTTTAGAAAATGCAAAAGGATTAGCAAAGAAACTGCATTGCAATTATACGAATTCATTAAATGAAATTGATACTTCTGCAGATATTTATATAATAGGAATTAAAGATGATAAAATCCATGAAGTTTCAATTGCTTTGAAACAATTTTTAAAGCCGGATAAAATTATAGCCCATACTTCTGGAGTTAATAGTCCGAATTTAATTGATGATTATTTTATAAATCGTTCGTTATTTTATCCATTACAAAGTTTTAGCAAGATTAAAACACTTCTATGGGATGAAATTCCAATTTTTTTAGAAGGAAGCACGTATGCAACAAAGCTTTTGACGGAGGTGGCTCATGGATTATCAAATCAAGTTTTAGAAATGAATGATCAGATCAGGACACATTTACATTTAGCTTCTGTGTTTGCAAATAATTTTTCAAATTTTAATCTTCTGATCGCAGAACGAATTTTAGCAAAATCTAAAGTGCCTTTTACGGTCATTCAAAGTTTAATGAAAGAGACGATTGACAAAGCATTTGCGCTGGGTTCTAAAAGTGCTCAAACCGGACCAGCTAAACGAGGTGACAATTTAACTATTGAAAAGCATATTCGATTATTGGTTACAGAATTTCCAGAATATCGTTCGTTGTATAAAAAATATTCTCAAATCATCCAAAAAGAATTTAAACATGAGAATCCTGGGACAGATTCCACATCCTAA
- a CDS encoding cytochrome c maturation protein CcmE codes for MKKSFIIAFALIGVAVALLISASKDFSTYSSFSKAKKNGGVVKIVGQLAKEQEIYYEPDKDANFFSFYLTDKEGQTKKVILKAPKPQDFELSEQVVLTGTMTDDLFMAKTMLLKCPSKYKDEEIYIKSTVEL; via the coding sequence ATGAAAAAATCATTTATTATTGCTTTTGCCTTAATTGGAGTTGCTGTAGCTCTACTAATATCTGCTTCCAAGGATTTTTCAACGTACTCCAGTTTTAGTAAAGCTAAAAAAAATGGTGGTGTAGTAAAAATTGTTGGACAGTTAGCTAAAGAACAGGAAATTTATTATGAACCTGATAAAGATGCTAACTTTTTTAGTTTTTATCTTACGGATAAGGAAGGCCAAACTAAAAAAGTAATTTTAAAAGCTCCAAAACCTCAGGACTTTGAATTATCTGAACAGGTGGTATTAACAGGTACCATGACGGATGATTTATTTATGGCTAAAACAATGCTTTTAAAGTGCCCATCTAAATATAAAGATGAGGAAATTTATATAAAGTCGACTGTTGAATTATGA
- the ffh gene encoding signal recognition particle protein: protein MFDSLNERLELALKTIRGESRITELNVAESIKEIRRALVEADVNYKIAKEFTDKIKEQALGSKNILKSVKPGELMVKIVMDELVELMGGQAEGLNLNGNPAVILIAGLQGSGKTTFSGKLSLFLKTKKNKKVLLTACDVYRPAAIDQLTVLSEQVGVEIYKEPEVKDPVVIAKNAIEYARTHKLDVVIIDTAGRTSVDEEMMEEIERIKITVQPSETLFVVDSMTGQDAVNTAQAFNSRINFDGVVLTKLDGDTRGGAALSIKYTVGKPIKFVSMGEKMDALDIFYPDRMAQRILGMGDIVSLVERAQEQFDETEAKKIEKKIKQNKFDFNDFQQQLQQIKKMGDLKSLLGMIPGAGKMMKDVNIDEKAFSKVEAIIQSMTPQERANPDILNMSRKNRIATGCGKTVHEINAFIKQFEEMRKMMFMFSKGQGMGQMMNQMKNLRR, encoded by the coding sequence ATGTTTGATAGCTTAAATGAACGTCTTGAATTAGCGCTAAAAACCATAAGAGGGGAGTCTAGGATAACAGAACTTAATGTGGCTGAATCTATTAAAGAAATTAGACGAGCACTGGTTGAAGCAGATGTAAATTACAAAATTGCTAAAGAATTTACAGATAAGATCAAAGAACAAGCATTAGGATCTAAGAACATCTTAAAATCTGTTAAGCCAGGTGAACTGATGGTTAAAATAGTTATGGACGAGCTTGTAGAACTCATGGGCGGCCAGGCAGAAGGTTTAAATTTAAATGGAAATCCTGCTGTTATTTTAATTGCTGGTTTACAAGGATCTGGTAAAACAACCTTTTCCGGTAAACTATCGCTTTTCTTAAAAACGAAGAAGAATAAGAAAGTACTTTTAACTGCTTGTGATGTATATAGACCAGCAGCTATCGATCAATTAACTGTTTTATCTGAACAGGTTGGAGTGGAAATATACAAGGAGCCTGAAGTGAAAGATCCAGTAGTGATCGCCAAGAATGCTATTGAGTATGCCAGAACCCATAAACTTGATGTAGTGATTATAGATACCGCTGGACGGACATCAGTGGACGAAGAGATGATGGAAGAAATTGAGCGTATTAAAATTACGGTTCAGCCTTCTGAAACTTTATTTGTGGTAGATTCTATGACCGGTCAGGACGCGGTTAATACAGCTCAAGCATTTAATTCAAGGATTAATTTTGATGGTGTCGTTCTAACTAAATTAGATGGAGATACAAGAGGAGGTGCAGCACTTTCAATAAAATATACCGTTGGAAAGCCCATTAAGTTTGTCTCTATGGGTGAAAAAATGGACGCTCTAGATATTTTTTATCCAGATCGTATGGCCCAAAGGATTCTTGGAATGGGGGATATTGTGAGTTTAGTAGAAAGAGCTCAGGAACAATTTGATGAAACAGAGGCAAAAAAGATCGAAAAGAAGATTAAACAAAATAAGTTCGACTTTAATGACTTTCAACAGCAATTGCAACAAATCAAAAAGATGGGTGATCTTAAAAGCTTACTGGGTATGATACCCGGGGCTGGAAAGATGATGAAAGATGTAAATATTGATGAGAAGGCGTTTAGTAAAGTGGAAGCAATTATTCAGTCGATGACACCACAAGAACGAGCGAATCCTGATATTCTCAATATGTCTCGTAAGAATAGAATTGCAACCGGATGTGGCAAAACGGTTCATGAAATCAATGCTTTTATAAAGCAATTTGAGGAAATGCGCAAAATGATGTTTATGTTTTCCAAAGGACAGGGAATGGGCCAAATGATGAACCAAATGAAGAATCTGAGAAGATAA
- a CDS encoding phosphoribosylaminoimidazolesuccinocarboxamide synthase, protein MNSPESNSIVTTDFHFKNQQHKYQGKVRDVYDIGDQLIIVATDRISAFDHILSRPIPYKGQVLNLIASHFLNAVRDICPVWLDNTPDPNVSIGKKCSAIPIEMVIRGYLTGHAWRTYNSGLRSLCGEALEDGMIENQKFEKPIITPTTKATEGHDLDISILQLKELNIISTAQLDQMIDYSHQLFKRGTKLAADQGLILVDTKYEFGIYDGELMLMDEIHTPDSSRYFELENYKLNLELNQPQIQLSKEFVREWLMSHGFQGKDDQLMPEMSDLFVWHVSERYIELYDKLVGKHFIKPDSSIRIKDRIAQNLSNYF, encoded by the coding sequence GTGAATTCGCCTGAATCTAATTCAATAGTTACCACTGATTTTCATTTTAAAAATCAGCAACATAAGTACCAAGGTAAAGTTAGGGATGTATATGATATCGGTGATCAGTTAATCATTGTTGCTACAGACCGTATTTCAGCATTTGATCACATCCTTTCAAGGCCCATTCCTTATAAAGGACAAGTCTTGAATCTAATTGCTTCTCATTTTTTAAATGCGGTACGAGATATTTGTCCAGTATGGCTTGATAATACACCAGACCCAAATGTTTCTATAGGCAAAAAATGTTCAGCGATCCCTATTGAAATGGTTATCAGAGGATATTTAACCGGACATGCCTGGCGCACTTATAATAGCGGTCTTAGAAGTTTATGTGGTGAAGCACTCGAAGATGGAATGATAGAAAATCAAAAATTTGAAAAGCCAATCATTACGCCTACTACGAAAGCAACAGAAGGACATGATCTTGATATTTCCATTCTTCAATTAAAAGAACTCAATATTATTTCTACTGCTCAGCTAGATCAAATGATTGATTATTCCCATCAATTATTTAAAAGAGGAACTAAGTTAGCGGCTGATCAAGGTTTAATTTTAGTGGATACCAAATATGAGTTTGGAATCTATGATGGCGAACTTATGTTGATGGATGAAATTCATACACCAGATAGTTCAAGGTACTTTGAACTCGAAAATTATAAATTGAATCTGGAATTAAATCAGCCTCAAATTCAATTATCCAAAGAGTTTGTAAGAGAATGGCTAATGTCACATGGTTTTCAAGGTAAGGATGATCAATTAATGCCTGAAATGTCCGATTTATTCGTGTGGCATGTTTCAGAACGCTACATAGAATTGTATGACAAATTAGTCGGAAAGCATTTTATAAAACCTGATTCCTCAATACGTATAAAGGACCGGATTGCTCAAAATCTTTCAAATTATTTTTAA
- the ccsA gene encoding cytochrome c biogenesis protein CcsA, protein MNTIQYVGEHLWIHYAGHFLVLLAFFSALFSVVAFILNFKNLTKEWESAIKIGFYTHWFSILSILFLIFFIMSRHYYEYQYVWAHVSDELPMKYILSAFWEGQEGSFLLWIFWNCLIGFFLLRSKNKFNISNTIIVLAVNFILTSMLLGIYIGDSRIGSSPFVLLRHVMDIPLFNNAEYLSLIKGNGLNPLLQNYWNIIHPPILFLGFSSTIVPFAFSLSGLIYRDYTSWLKAVLPWALFSGFILGTGILMGGAWAYEALSFGGYWAWDPVENMSLVPWIVLIAGIHTNLIAKSTQYSITPMIATYLLSFFMVVYSSFLTRSGILGDSSAHAFTQMGLEWQLVIFCTIILIVPSVYLFKRIAEIPRKNTEEQIMSREFWMFIGSLVLLFSALLISFTTSIPVYNKILDLLGNITNSSLESYHRSTPLDPVAHHNQYQIWIGIFIGFLASASLYLKYLGERKANLNKAFLINLSICFIGSLALSYFNSYSFENLNWSHALLLWSAWFAIVSSLVFFIRMLRFQFRLAGTVLSHGGFGILLLGILFTGINKKIISSNQFAQQGLVENWSDDDIAKHLTLIKDQKMFMNGYWVQYLSDTFILKSRIYELEFWKEDTLNNKTESFKLYPEIQYDNKLTKVAASNPSTKHYINKDVFSLIAQIPQTQVDVETAQKAEDSLNYETYFCKLGDTFFTKKHVVVLSAILNDFDAKDFEFKPNDQKLQLIFKVKNLEDDTARTATPSIVFRNNLVYRFPYQIDPYQMRIQIPDTAFSTLVPEFGSQKFNAIVLKKGNEIEIGDQKFIKLIGFSKEIDPDIYVPQENEIAISAQLEYRDHEKRSVLNPIYLIKGNQVISLPVSAVYPGITIRFTKINPATEEMSFDYAVHAPITSIKIPLQIAENASRNDFIVIQVTEFPWINLVWFGSIVMLLGLLLSAYYKRNTTRFEV, encoded by the coding sequence ATGAATACGATTCAATATGTTGGTGAGCACCTTTGGATTCATTATGCTGGACATTTCTTAGTTCTATTAGCATTTTTCAGTGCCCTATTTTCAGTAGTAGCCTTTATTCTTAATTTTAAAAACCTTACTAAAGAATGGGAATCCGCAATAAAAATTGGATTTTATACTCATTGGTTTTCAATTTTAAGTATCCTATTTCTGATTTTTTTCATAATGAGTCGGCACTATTATGAATATCAATATGTTTGGGCACATGTATCTGATGAACTTCCAATGAAATATATCTTGTCAGCTTTCTGGGAAGGTCAGGAAGGAAGTTTTTTATTATGGATATTCTGGAATTGCCTCATAGGATTTTTTTTATTACGGTCGAAAAATAAATTTAATATTTCAAATACCATCATTGTTCTGGCTGTCAATTTCATTTTGACCAGCATGCTTTTAGGTATTTATATTGGAGATTCGAGAATTGGCAGTAGTCCGTTTGTTTTATTACGACATGTTATGGATATTCCGCTATTCAATAATGCTGAATACTTGTCACTGATAAAAGGAAATGGGTTAAACCCTTTACTTCAAAATTATTGGAATATTATTCACCCACCAATTTTATTCCTCGGTTTTTCTTCAACTATTGTTCCTTTTGCCTTTTCGTTATCAGGACTTATTTACAGAGATTATACCTCCTGGTTAAAAGCTGTTTTACCCTGGGCTCTATTTTCAGGATTTATTTTAGGTACTGGTATTTTAATGGGTGGTGCCTGGGCATATGAAGCACTTAGTTTTGGTGGATATTGGGCTTGGGATCCAGTTGAAAATATGTCGTTAGTACCCTGGATTGTATTGATTGCTGGAATTCATACGAATTTAATCGCAAAATCAACACAATATTCTATTACCCCAATGATTGCAACTTATTTGCTTTCATTTTTTATGGTGGTCTATTCTTCATTTTTAACTAGAAGTGGAATACTTGGCGATAGCTCTGCACATGCCTTTACCCAAATGGGCTTAGAATGGCAATTGGTTATATTTTGCACAATTATATTAATTGTTCCATCTGTCTATTTATTTAAAAGAATAGCTGAAATTCCAAGAAAAAATACTGAAGAGCAAATTATGTCCAGAGAATTCTGGATGTTTATTGGTAGTTTGGTTTTACTTTTTAGTGCTCTATTAATTAGTTTTACAACGTCCATTCCAGTATATAATAAAATTCTTGACCTCCTTGGAAATATTACAAATAGTTCATTGGAAAGTTACCATAGAAGTACACCATTAGATCCCGTCGCCCATCATAATCAATATCAAATATGGATTGGAATTTTTATTGGATTTTTGGCATCTGCATCTTTATATTTAAAATATCTAGGTGAACGAAAAGCAAATTTAAATAAAGCGTTTTTGATAAATTTATCGATTTGCTTTATTGGATCCTTAGCACTTAGTTATTTCAATTCATATTCTTTTGAAAATTTAAATTGGAGTCACGCTCTTTTGTTATGGTCTGCCTGGTTTGCAATTGTTTCCTCTTTAGTGTTTTTTATACGAATGTTGAGATTTCAATTTCGATTAGCAGGAACTGTATTATCACATGGCGGATTTGGAATATTACTTTTGGGAATATTATTTACAGGAATCAATAAAAAAATAATTTCTAGCAATCAGTTTGCTCAACAAGGATTAGTAGAAAATTGGTCTGATGATGATATTGCGAAACACTTAACTTTAATTAAGGATCAAAAAATGTTTATGAATGGATATTGGGTTCAATATCTTTCAGATACTTTTATATTAAAAAGTAGAATCTATGAACTTGAATTCTGGAAAGAGGATACTCTAAATAATAAAACGGAAAGCTTCAAATTATATCCAGAAATTCAATACGACAATAAACTAACCAAAGTAGCTGCTTCAAATCCATCTACAAAACACTATATAAACAAGGATGTGTTTTCGTTGATTGCACAAATTCCACAAACCCAAGTTGATGTTGAAACTGCGCAAAAAGCAGAAGACAGTTTAAACTATGAGACCTATTTTTGTAAATTGGGTGATACCTTTTTTACAAAAAAACATGTCGTCGTTTTGAGTGCTATTTTAAATGATTTTGATGCGAAAGATTTTGAATTTAAACCGAATGATCAAAAGTTGCAACTCATTTTTAAGGTAAAAAATCTGGAAGATGATACTGCCAGAACAGCCACTCCCTCAATAGTATTCAGAAATAATTTAGTGTATAGATTTCCGTATCAGATTGATCCGTATCAAATGCGAATTCAAATTCCTGATACTGCATTTAGCACTTTAGTGCCTGAATTTGGCTCACAAAAATTCAATGCTATCGTTTTGAAAAAGGGCAACGAAATAGAAATTGGTGACCAAAAATTTATTAAGCTAATTGGATTTAGTAAAGAAATTGATCCTGATATCTATGTGCCTCAAGAAAATGAAATAGCCATTTCAGCACAATTAGAATATAGAGACCACGAGAAACGTTCTGTTTTGAATCCTATTTATCTAATTAAAGGCAACCAGGTTATTTCACTCCCTGTGAGCGCTGTGTACCCAGGAATTACAATACGGTTTACTAAAATCAACCCTGCAACAGAAGAAATGAGTTTTGATTATGCTGTTCATGCGCCAATTACATCCATTAAAATTCCATTGCAAATTGCTGAAAATGCTTCCAGAAATGATTTTATAGTAATTCAGGTTACTGAGTTTCCATGGATAAATTTAGTTTGGTTTGGCAGTATCGTTATGTTACTTGGTTTGCTATTATCAGCATACTACAAAAGAAATACGACTCGTTTTGAAGTATAA